Proteins found in one Bremerella volcania genomic segment:
- a CDS encoding DUF1559 domain-containing protein — protein sequence MIPARRAFTLVELLVVIAIIGILIALLLPAVQAAREAARRMQCSNHLKQIVLATHNFESAHQEIVFNRYSDPGYSWFNGWDQWGDYGGADSRGWSWLTALLPYLEQSAVYDQGQIPNQTFGNSSAVAQSIAGFFCPSDTMQSNSPYVQKTIYMNGISAGLTNYKGVLGSNFCWGPYANTGPTGNCEPWGWGDGIMVPLAWHQKKKAGSLVDGTSNTFLVGEQVWNEEAANCSTCYGLGFAYAHTIEATAGAALPPNARQPDGTEFALDDFEGQNGFRSQHPGGVMMGYADGSVHFVSETVDLATYRAMATIAGGESLQIGN from the coding sequence ATGATCCCAGCACGCCGGGCCTTCACGCTAGTGGAGTTGTTAGTCGTGATCGCGATCATTGGAATCCTGATCGCGCTGCTGCTTCCGGCGGTTCAAGCTGCCAGAGAAGCGGCCCGGCGGATGCAGTGTTCTAACCATTTGAAACAGATCGTGCTGGCCACCCACAACTTTGAGTCGGCCCACCAGGAGATCGTTTTTAACCGCTATAGCGACCCAGGCTACAGTTGGTTCAACGGTTGGGATCAATGGGGAGACTATGGCGGGGCCGATTCCCGCGGCTGGAGTTGGCTAACGGCATTGCTGCCGTACCTTGAGCAATCGGCCGTTTACGATCAGGGCCAGATTCCCAATCAGACGTTTGGTAATAGCTCTGCCGTGGCTCAGTCGATTGCGGGATTTTTCTGTCCCAGCGACACGATGCAGTCGAACAGTCCTTACGTGCAAAAGACCATTTACATGAATGGAATCTCGGCAGGACTGACCAACTACAAAGGCGTTCTGGGGTCCAACTTCTGTTGGGGGCCGTATGCAAATACTGGTCCCACAGGTAACTGCGAGCCATGGGGATGGGGGGACGGAATCATGGTTCCCCTGGCCTGGCATCAAAAGAAAAAGGCAGGCAGCTTGGTCGACGGTACGAGCAACACCTTTCTGGTCGGCGAACAAGTGTGGAACGAAGAAGCCGCCAACTGTAGCACCTGTTATGGACTCGGCTTCGCATATGCTCACACGATCGAAGCGACCGCCGGGGCTGCTCTGCCGCCAAATGCCCGACAGCCGGATGGAACCGAGTTCGCGCTCGACGACTTCGAAGGCCAAAACGGCTTCCGCAGCCAACACCCGGGCGGCGTCATGATGGGCTACGCCGATGGTTCGGTTCACTTCGTTTCGGAAACCGTCGATTTAGCAACCTACCGCGCGATGGCCACGATCGCTGGCGGTGAGAGTCTGCAGATCGGCAATTGA
- a CDS encoding alpha/beta hydrolase family protein, translating to MRSLLLLFLFASIAMAQGNENPYDNPVPVAPPYYRVRYEASTKEGELQFPVTYTLWLPEGVKTLRGVVVHQHGCGVGSCRSGQTGAFDLHWQALAKKHDCALLSPVYEQPEAANCQLWCDPRNGSSDAFQKGLADFAKQTGHAELATVPWAIWGHSGGGHWCGGMVLLHPQRVAAAWLRSGVPLFEKKEGRNIVPYETVPTAALGVPVMCNLGTQEGYSVKEGRFSGVWPGVQMFFGKMRQQGGLVAVSVDPLTSHQCGNQRYLAIPWLDACLTLRLPKENGQPLSPLDVSEGLLVTLPMPGAEIDSPVPAKQFAGEKDETIWFPTHEIARDWVQYMQDTNVTDKTPPPAPTSVKVDGNVITWDADADLESGLAGFTILRDGKPIATLPEKPRNPFGRSLFQGLQYSDTPIQPLVEMKYVDKSAEAGKSYKYEVIAENTVGLKSK from the coding sequence ATGCGTTCCCTTCTGCTGCTGTTCTTGTTTGCCTCGATCGCCATGGCCCAGGGAAACGAGAATCCCTACGACAATCCCGTTCCGGTCGCGCCCCCTTACTACCGCGTTCGGTACGAGGCTTCGACGAAAGAAGGAGAGCTTCAATTCCCGGTCACCTACACATTGTGGCTGCCTGAAGGGGTCAAGACGCTACGGGGCGTGGTGGTGCATCAGCATGGGTGTGGCGTCGGATCGTGCCGTTCGGGGCAGACCGGGGCATTCGACTTGCATTGGCAGGCGTTAGCCAAGAAGCACGACTGCGCGCTACTGTCGCCGGTTTATGAGCAGCCGGAGGCGGCCAACTGCCAGCTTTGGTGCGACCCTCGCAACGGTTCGTCCGATGCGTTTCAAAAGGGGCTGGCGGACTTCGCGAAGCAAACCGGGCATGCGGAACTAGCGACCGTTCCTTGGGCGATCTGGGGACATAGCGGTGGTGGTCATTGGTGCGGAGGCATGGTTCTCCTGCATCCCCAGCGCGTGGCCGCAGCCTGGCTGCGCAGTGGCGTGCCACTGTTTGAGAAAAAGGAAGGCCGTAACATCGTCCCTTACGAAACCGTTCCCACCGCGGCACTCGGTGTTCCTGTGATGTGCAATCTCGGTACGCAAGAAGGATACTCGGTGAAAGAGGGACGCTTCTCCGGCGTCTGGCCTGGCGTTCAGATGTTCTTCGGTAAGATGCGTCAGCAAGGGGGACTTGTGGCGGTTTCCGTCGATCCTCTCACCAGTCACCAATGTGGCAACCAGCGTTACCTGGCCATTCCCTGGCTGGATGCCTGCCTTACGCTTCGTTTGCCGAAAGAAAATGGCCAGCCGCTCAGTCCACTGGACGTATCGGAAGGGCTATTGGTTACTTTGCCAATGCCTGGCGCGGAAATCGACTCGCCGGTTCCCGCAAAACAGTTTGCCGGCGAAAAAGATGAAACCATTTGGTTTCCAACCCATGAGATTGCCCGGGACTGGGTGCAATACATGCAGGATACCAATGTCACCGACAAGACCCCGCCGCCAGCACCCACTAGTGTGAAAGTCGACGGCAACGTAATTACTTGGGATGCCGACGCCGACCTGGAAAGCGGGCTCGCCGGCTTCACCATCCTGCGCGACGGTAAACCAATTGCCACATTGCCAGAGAAGCCTCGTAATCCTTTTGGCCGCTCACTGTTCCAGGGACTGCAATACAGCGATACGCCGATTCAGCCACTGGTCGAAATGAAGTACGTCGATAAGTCCGCGGAAGCAGGCAAGTCGTACAAATACGAGGTGATTGCCGAGAATACGGTAGGGTTGAAATCGAAGTAG
- a CDS encoding response regulator transcription factor yields the protein MSEQEAKKAEDKTILLVDDDTEIVETMRFALESKGYRVLVARDGNQGLALAERDDPDLIVLDMMMPKRSGFLVLEKLRQTHKVPTKVIMVTGNEGNRHKAYAEMLGVDDYIRKPFAMDRLLGAVEKLIG from the coding sequence ATGAGCGAACAGGAAGCCAAGAAGGCCGAGGATAAGACCATCCTGCTGGTGGACGACGATACCGAAATCGTGGAAACGATGCGTTTCGCCCTCGAATCGAAAGGGTATCGCGTGTTGGTCGCCCGAGACGGCAACCAAGGTCTGGCCCTTGCCGAACGGGACGATCCCGATTTGATCGTGCTGGACATGATGATGCCCAAACGGAGCGGTTTTCTGGTACTGGAAAAATTGCGCCAGACGCACAAGGTCCCAACCAAGGTCATCATGGTCACCGGCAACGAAGGGAACCGTCACAAGGCCTACGCCGAAATGCTGGGCGTTGACGACTACATCCGCAAGCCATTCGCGATGGATCGTCTGCTAGGGGCGGTGGAGAAGTTGATTGGGTAG
- a CDS encoding DUF2461 domain-containing protein: MTAFGITPKSFKLLDELSANNNREWYHAHKAELSEQLLDPFAGILEAVSAKLKNAKRPFSGSKQTMFRLYRDTRFSKDKRPYKEHIGGLLTPSGNKKEDTALMYAHLATDGGFIASGFYRLETKDLNKIRDRMIEDAKTFRTITRKITKAGYEFSEIEPLKSMPRGYAQYADHEHAGFLKMKSLIVSLNQSKKAWIDGSVVKELVKLHKATVDLMLFGLEALGKRS; encoded by the coding sequence ATGACCGCGTTTGGCATCACTCCGAAATCGTTCAAGCTCCTCGATGAACTATCAGCCAACAACAATCGTGAGTGGTATCACGCCCACAAAGCGGAACTCAGCGAGCAGTTACTCGATCCGTTCGCCGGAATCCTGGAAGCCGTATCCGCAAAGCTGAAAAACGCGAAACGCCCTTTCTCCGGCAGCAAGCAGACGATGTTTCGCTTGTACCGAGACACCCGCTTTTCTAAGGATAAACGCCCCTACAAAGAGCACATTGGCGGTCTTCTGACGCCATCGGGCAACAAGAAGGAAGATACGGCGCTCATGTATGCCCACCTGGCAACGGATGGAGGCTTCATCGCGTCCGGCTTCTACCGTCTCGAAACGAAAGACCTCAACAAGATCCGCGATCGGATGATCGAGGACGCCAAGACTTTCCGCACGATCACCCGCAAGATCACCAAAGCCGGCTACGAATTCTCGGAGATCGAACCACTGAAATCAATGCCGCGTGGCTACGCGCAGTATGCCGACCACGAACATGCCGGCTTCTTGAAGATGAAGTCCTTGATTGTCTCACTGAACCAGTCGAAGAAGGCATGGATCGACGGGTCCGTTGTGAAGGAACTTGTGAAACTCCACAAGGCAACCGTCGATCTGATGCTGTTCGGGCTGGAAGCGCTCGGCAAACGGTCTTGA
- a CDS encoding secretin N-terminal domain-containing protein, with protein sequence MTRLLVGALVVAVSGVLSYPVYAQEQTPARPVYAQEQTPARSTESYPINPEKLDGLTSVMKQLFNGNPDVVIHGDKSSGKLVVNAPKAVQTQIAEFVKQSGYQTQARPVELNSSELRVRTAEAQTNVAPPKPLFQRSKDLGDGLVELEIKLNNLRGETLESGIAKLVGKRIPVSISAEGAMTMMTLPTNSEKKVSLQVYRNEGTAILRGESDSARSWGEVIRALDTPSHSDAYRTTLVSLRNASRDNVEKALDPLRDAENSLAKKQVFEALKDVAGKKKLRWSGDLAAMIFQPEPEQQPAADNANDDDNAAQIIGQPQGGQPIEIPDQPNPNNPQFTISPEEDGGLIGPVQIEFLEGLDVIVVRGHRRDVERITNIINDIERLSVETQPVIEVRELLHANSEAVATMVNELYENLLNARYGQVSITALNKPNAILVIGRAQSVEGILELIDKLDQPVGPAKTLKVFPLQNLAAAEAQTKLGEFYAEPTALGTRIRITSDVRSNSLIVAASPRDMVEIDYLLKQIDVPTSESTLKLEIVQLRNSVAEELAPILQEAITGTPATGGNQQQNQSTAQVRAAMLSFMTLDTEGKQILKSGILNEVTVTADTRSNALIIKAPEHSMELVLALVKHLDSQPSAESQIKVFTIVNGDATQLSTMLNELFQTVQSANSQARQTNAFFTPQATSTGESSLIPLNFTVDTRTNSIIASGSATDLTVVEAILLRLDQDEVTERKSTVVRLRNARADLVAESLTALLSEESQLQTLDPSVVSPFQQLVREVIVVPELFSNSLIISATPRYFDQVLEIVRELDERPPMVMLQVLIADVRLNDLEELGFELGLQDSVLFDRSVVSSGSLDPGYNWNNQTLGNSSSAASLATASAVGSQGLTNFALGRVNNDLGYGGFVFSAASESVNILVRALERESRLEVLARPQIMTMDNQPGFIQVGERVPYITSTQQTVNGTINTTELINTGIILSVTPRISPDGVVVMALQAERSAVGSEANGIPISINQNGDVIRSPRIDTQTATAVVSARSGQTIVFGGLISNSSEVVNRQVPLLGDVPLLGRFFRYDSYNAQRSELLIIITPIVVRSDEDAAYLKEQEMCRMSWCLADVAKVYGPEALYGIDPSMPMDDGIIAIHPDENPAGIPEVIPPGYNAPILDPPRGPLPPPNQQLPRMGSPGFKQPPGGTPRPSVLQPVEVRPVNYQQNYQAMPPQVQPGQSYPQQPPAQQPQQGQFSQYSQYSQPSMPQQPVR encoded by the coding sequence ATGACACGTTTACTGGTCGGCGCTCTCGTCGTCGCTGTTAGTGGTGTTCTGTCTTACCCTGTCTACGCACAGGAACAGACGCCTGCTCGCCCTGTCTACGCACAGGAACAGACACCTGCTCGCAGTACCGAGTCGTATCCAATCAATCCAGAAAAGCTGGACGGCCTGACAAGCGTTATGAAACAGCTTTTCAATGGCAACCCCGACGTGGTTATCCATGGGGATAAATCCTCAGGCAAGCTCGTCGTCAACGCGCCAAAAGCCGTTCAGACGCAAATTGCCGAGTTCGTGAAGCAATCCGGCTATCAGACCCAAGCTAGGCCTGTCGAACTGAACTCCTCGGAACTACGCGTTCGAACGGCCGAAGCCCAAACGAATGTCGCTCCACCCAAGCCGTTATTCCAGCGCAGCAAAGACCTAGGCGATGGCCTGGTCGAGCTAGAGATCAAGCTAAACAACCTCCGAGGGGAAACCCTGGAATCAGGCATCGCAAAACTTGTCGGCAAGCGAATTCCCGTCAGCATCTCGGCCGAAGGAGCCATGACGATGATGACGCTGCCTACCAATTCGGAAAAGAAGGTCAGCCTTCAGGTTTATCGCAATGAAGGCACTGCCATCCTCCGAGGTGAATCGGATTCGGCTCGCAGCTGGGGCGAAGTCATTCGCGCTTTGGACACCCCATCCCACAGCGACGCCTACCGAACGACGCTCGTTTCTCTGCGCAACGCATCTCGTGACAACGTCGAAAAGGCGCTCGACCCGCTACGTGATGCCGAGAACAGCCTGGCCAAAAAGCAGGTCTTCGAAGCCTTGAAAGACGTTGCAGGCAAGAAGAAGCTCCGCTGGAGTGGCGACTTGGCTGCCATGATCTTCCAGCCAGAGCCAGAACAGCAGCCGGCCGCAGACAACGCAAACGACGACGACAATGCCGCCCAGATCATCGGTCAGCCGCAGGGTGGACAGCCGATCGAAATTCCTGATCAGCCGAACCCTAACAACCCGCAATTCACCATCAGTCCCGAAGAAGATGGCGGGCTGATTGGCCCCGTTCAGATCGAATTCCTGGAAGGTCTGGACGTGATCGTCGTTCGTGGTCATCGCCGCGACGTCGAACGCATCACCAACATCATCAACGACATCGAACGGCTCAGCGTCGAGACGCAACCGGTCATCGAAGTACGCGAACTGCTGCACGCCAATAGCGAAGCCGTCGCAACGATGGTCAATGAACTGTACGAAAACCTTCTGAACGCCCGCTATGGCCAAGTCAGCATCACGGCCCTCAACAAGCCCAATGCCATCCTGGTCATTGGCCGCGCACAAAGCGTGGAGGGTATTCTGGAACTGATCGACAAACTGGATCAGCCTGTCGGCCCTGCCAAAACCCTGAAGGTCTTCCCTTTGCAGAATCTGGCTGCCGCCGAAGCACAAACCAAGCTGGGCGAGTTTTATGCCGAGCCGACGGCTCTGGGTACGCGAATTCGTATTACGTCCGACGTCCGCAGCAATTCCCTCATCGTCGCTGCCAGCCCGCGTGACATGGTGGAAATCGATTACCTGCTCAAGCAAATCGACGTTCCGACCAGCGAATCGACGTTGAAGCTGGAGATCGTTCAGTTGCGAAACTCGGTGGCGGAAGAGCTCGCTCCAATCCTACAGGAAGCAATCACCGGTACGCCTGCCACCGGAGGCAACCAACAACAGAATCAATCGACCGCTCAAGTTCGTGCTGCCATGCTCTCGTTCATGACGCTCGATACGGAAGGAAAGCAGATCCTGAAGTCCGGCATTTTGAACGAAGTCACGGTGACCGCCGACACGCGTTCCAATGCCCTCATCATCAAGGCACCCGAACACAGCATGGAGCTGGTCCTGGCCTTGGTAAAGCACCTCGATTCACAGCCTTCGGCCGAATCGCAGATCAAAGTGTTCACGATCGTCAACGGCGATGCAACGCAGCTCTCGACGATGTTGAACGAACTGTTCCAGACGGTTCAATCGGCCAACAGCCAGGCCCGTCAAACGAACGCCTTCTTCACGCCGCAGGCTACCAGCACCGGCGAGTCGAGCCTGATTCCTTTGAACTTCACAGTCGACACCCGCACCAACAGCATTATCGCGTCTGGTTCCGCCACCGACCTGACCGTTGTCGAAGCCATTCTGCTTCGCTTGGATCAAGACGAAGTCACCGAACGCAAGAGTACGGTGGTTCGCCTGCGTAATGCCCGGGCCGACCTGGTTGCGGAATCGCTGACCGCGCTGCTTTCCGAGGAAAGCCAGCTTCAAACGCTCGACCCATCGGTCGTCAGCCCTTTCCAACAACTGGTCCGCGAAGTGATCGTGGTGCCTGAACTGTTCAGCAATAGCTTGATCATCAGCGCCACGCCACGGTACTTCGATCAAGTCCTGGAAATCGTACGCGAATTGGACGAACGCCCTCCGATGGTCATGCTGCAGGTTCTCATCGCGGACGTCCGTCTGAACGACCTGGAAGAACTTGGTTTCGAGCTGGGTCTGCAAGACTCGGTACTCTTCGACCGAAGCGTCGTTTCCTCGGGATCGCTCGACCCAGGCTATAACTGGAATAACCAAACGCTGGGCAATAGCTCGAGTGCCGCTAGTCTGGCGACTGCCAGCGCCGTTGGTAGTCAGGGTCTGACGAACTTTGCCCTGGGCCGGGTCAACAACGACCTGGGCTACGGTGGCTTTGTCTTCTCGGCCGCCAGCGAATCAGTCAACATTCTGGTCCGTGCTTTGGAACGGGAGAGCCGGCTTGAAGTGCTCGCTCGACCCCAGATCATGACGATGGACAACCAGCCTGGCTTTATCCAGGTGGGTGAACGCGTACCGTACATCACGTCAACGCAACAGACCGTCAACGGCACGATCAATACGACGGAGCTGATCAACACCGGGATCATCCTTAGCGTGACCCCACGTATCAGCCCTGATGGGGTCGTCGTGATGGCACTGCAGGCCGAACGTTCGGCGGTTGGTTCGGAAGCCAACGGTATTCCAATTTCGATTAACCAGAACGGCGACGTCATTCGTTCACCGCGGATCGATACACAGACCGCCACGGCCGTGGTAAGTGCCCGCTCAGGCCAAACGATCGTCTTCGGTGGTTTGATCTCGAACTCGAGTGAAGTGGTGAATCGCCAGGTTCCACTTCTGGGTGACGTTCCGCTGCTCGGACGCTTTTTCCGCTACGACAGCTACAACGCACAGCGTAGTGAATTGCTGATCATTATTACGCCCATCGTAGTGCGTTCCGATGAGGATGCCGCTTACCTGAAAGAACAGGAAATGTGCCGCATGAGCTGGTGCCTGGCCGACGTCGCCAAGGTGTACGGGCCAGAAGCACTTTACGGTATCGATCCTTCGATGCCGATGGATGATGGCATCATTGCGATTCACCCGGATGAAAACCCGGCCGGCATACCGGAAGTGATTCCGCCGGGGTACAACGCTCCGATCCTGGATCCACCGCGAGGTCCACTGCCACCCCCGAACCAACAGCTGCCGCGGATGGGATCGCCAGGCTTCAAGCAGCCGCCTGGCGGTACGCCGCGGCCATCGGTGCTTCAGCCGGTCGAGGTTCGCCCGGTGAACTATCAACAGAATTACCAGGCGATGCCACCGCAAGTACAGCCAGGGCAAAGCTACCCCCAACAACCGCCGGCTCAGCAGCCGCAACAGGGGCAGTTCTCTCAGTATTCGCAGTACTCGCAACCGTCGATGCCGCAGCAGCCGGTTCGCTAA
- a CDS encoding PrkA family serine protein kinase produces MAGGRQIVSFLAERQNLEQFRKKNWQGTFEQYLDLVAQNPSVTRNAFQRCYDMILSYGVDTYEVSREKKVHYRFFDDPLDHGKDAIFGLEDSQVQLVNALKSAAHGYGIEKRVLLLHGPVGSSKSTMARLLKKGIERYSAKDEGALYSLGWNDPENPGDTSAIHWCPMNEEPLHLIPEDFRRDVAAQFQEASALADYPLSISGELCPFCRYHYMDSLTRHGGDWTKVIEDVHVRRVILSEKDRIGIGTFQPKDEKNQDSTELTGDINYRKIAEYGTDSDPRAFNFDGEFNVANRGIIEFVEVLKLDVAFLYDLLGASQEHKVKPKKFAQTDIDEVILGHTNEPEYRRLQNNEFMEALRDRTVKIDVPYVTRLSNEVKIYEKDYNNDKIKGKHIAPHTIEMAAMWAVLTRLEEPKNASLTLLQKLKLYDGKSLPGFTEENIKELKSQAKREGMLGISPRYVQDKISNALVAHPDATSINPFMVLNELESGLGNHSLITSEEQRDHYRQLLEVVKEEYENIVKNEVQRAIAADEDAMARLCANYIDNVKAYTQRERVKNKFTGQYEEPDDRLMRSIEEKIDIPDSRKDDFRREIMNYIGALSIDGKKFDYKTNERLYKALQLKLFEDQKDSIKLTSLVSSVIDQETQEKIDVVKQRLIRDHGYDDESATDVLSFVASIFARGDVTD; encoded by the coding sequence ATGGCCGGCGGTCGTCAAATCGTTTCTTTTCTGGCAGAGCGCCAGAACCTGGAACAGTTCCGAAAGAAGAACTGGCAAGGAACCTTCGAACAGTACCTCGATCTGGTCGCGCAGAATCCCTCTGTCACACGTAACGCGTTCCAGCGTTGCTACGACATGATTCTTTCGTATGGGGTGGATACCTACGAAGTCTCCCGCGAAAAGAAAGTTCACTACCGCTTCTTCGACGATCCACTCGACCACGGCAAAGACGCAATCTTCGGCCTGGAAGACTCCCAGGTTCAATTGGTCAACGCACTCAAGAGTGCCGCTCACGGCTATGGCATCGAGAAACGCGTGCTGCTACTGCATGGACCGGTCGGTAGCAGCAAAAGCACCATGGCCCGATTGCTCAAGAAGGGGATCGAACGTTATTCGGCCAAAGACGAAGGTGCCTTGTACTCGCTAGGCTGGAACGATCCCGAAAATCCAGGCGACACGTCGGCCATCCACTGGTGCCCGATGAATGAAGAGCCGCTGCACCTCATTCCCGAAGATTTCCGCCGAGATGTCGCGGCCCAGTTTCAAGAGGCCAGTGCCTTGGCTGACTATCCACTCAGCATCAGTGGCGAACTGTGCCCCTTCTGCCGCTACCACTATATGGACAGCCTCACGCGTCATGGGGGCGATTGGACGAAAGTCATCGAAGACGTTCATGTTCGCCGGGTGATCCTGAGCGAAAAGGATCGCATTGGGATCGGGACCTTCCAGCCCAAGGACGAAAAGAACCAGGACTCGACCGAACTGACCGGCGACATCAACTACCGCAAGATTGCCGAGTACGGGACTGACAGCGATCCGCGTGCGTTCAATTTTGACGGCGAGTTCAACGTCGCCAATCGCGGCATTATCGAGTTTGTCGAAGTGCTGAAGCTCGACGTCGCGTTCCTGTACGACCTGCTGGGTGCCAGCCAGGAACATAAGGTCAAGCCGAAGAAATTCGCCCAGACCGACATCGACGAAGTGATTCTCGGCCATACGAACGAGCCGGAATATCGCCGGCTGCAAAACAACGAGTTCATGGAAGCCCTTCGTGATCGTACGGTCAAAATCGACGTCCCGTACGTCACGCGGCTTTCTAATGAAGTGAAGATCTACGAGAAGGATTACAACAACGACAAGATCAAAGGCAAGCACATCGCCCCGCATACCATCGAGATGGCGGCCATGTGGGCGGTATTGACCCGGCTGGAAGAACCGAAAAACGCCAGCCTGACGCTCTTGCAGAAACTCAAGCTATACGACGGAAAGTCGCTGCCTGGCTTTACGGAAGAGAACATCAAAGAGCTCAAGTCACAAGCTAAACGTGAAGGGATGCTGGGCATCTCGCCACGTTATGTGCAAGACAAGATTTCTAATGCATTAGTCGCACACCCCGACGCGACTTCGATCAACCCATTCATGGTGTTGAACGAGCTCGAGTCGGGTCTCGGCAACCATTCCTTGATCACCAGCGAAGAGCAGCGAGATCACTATCGCCAGCTTCTCGAAGTGGTCAAGGAAGAGTACGAGAACATCGTCAAGAACGAAGTTCAGCGAGCGATTGCCGCCGACGAAGATGCGATGGCTCGCCTGTGTGCCAACTACATCGACAACGTCAAGGCCTACACCCAGCGCGAGCGAGTCAAGAACAAGTTCACCGGCCAATATGAAGAGCCGGACGACCGTTTGATGCGGTCGATCGAAGAAAAGATCGATATCCCAGACAGTCGTAAAGACGATTTCCGCCGCGAGATCATGAACTACATCGGTGCCTTGTCGATCGACGGTAAGAAATTCGACTACAAGACGAATGAACGTCTCTACAAAGCACTCCAACTGAAGTTGTTTGAAGACCAGAAGGACTCGATCAAGTTGACGAGCCTTGTTTCCAGCGTCATCGATCAAGAAACGCAGGAAAAGATTGACGTCGTCAAGCAGAGACTCATCCGCGATCACGGTTACGACGACGAAAGCGCTACGGACGTGCTTAGCTTCGTCGCCAGCATCTTCGCTCGCGGGGATGTGACCGACTAA
- a CDS encoding BON domain-containing protein — MRFSRIITVCLAICGALTCGLTFVHAQGQSINSDTLQQPNSNFGSGFNSNTGGSISSPGTNMFSTPLPAPSFANGSTSGSSGSGGTTGTSGLGGTGDASAASALMQQNQLNPFGGGATGTGQLGSGGLNSGRNSSFGRFGAFGNLFNNQAFQNGFGQNDTPRLPTKLTVKFDHPKIPTNLVSADITRRIRKIGRFPNVTVSVEDRVATVSGIVESEDDLRLIDRFVSLEVGVSSVVNQLELQEPSPADQ, encoded by the coding sequence ATGCGATTTAGCCGAATTATTACCGTTTGCCTGGCAATCTGCGGTGCGCTGACCTGCGGACTAACGTTCGTCCATGCGCAGGGGCAGTCCATCAATTCCGACACCCTGCAGCAACCCAATAGCAATTTCGGTTCTGGCTTTAACTCAAATACCGGCGGGTCAATCAGCAGTCCCGGGACGAACATGTTCTCGACGCCGCTGCCGGCTCCTTCGTTTGCCAATGGCTCCACTTCTGGATCCTCTGGATCTGGAGGAACGACGGGTACCAGCGGTTTGGGCGGCACCGGAGATGCCAGTGCGGCTTCCGCGTTGATGCAGCAGAATCAGCTCAATCCATTCGGCGGCGGTGCGACCGGAACGGGACAGCTTGGCTCAGGCGGGCTTAACTCAGGCCGAAACAGCAGCTTTGGCCGGTTCGGTGCTTTTGGAAACCTGTTCAACAACCAGGCATTCCAAAATGGCTTTGGACAAAACGACACACCGCGTTTGCCGACCAAGTTAACCGTGAAATTCGATCATCCTAAAATCCCAACCAATCTAGTGAGTGCCGATATTACACGACGCATTCGCAAGATCGGTCGCTTCCCGAACGTTACCGTGTCTGTGGAAGACCGGGTGGCCACAGTGTCGGGGATTGTGGAGTCTGAAGATGATTTGCGGTTGATCGACCGGTTTGTGTCACTGGAAGTTGGGGTGTCATCGGTGGTGAACCAGCTTGAATTGCAGGAGCCATCACCGGCTGACCAGTAG
- a CDS encoding 3-keto-disaccharide hydrolase, whose translation MPKRNLLLALLAFAALTNVILADDFQPNQSELQLPPPEGAIVLLGSDTNEFLSKNGQEINWPLEDGVLTSTRGEGRSNHIVSKLHFRDADIHVEFKLPKKGSGNSGVYIHGNYELQIINSTGKKKLDQGDIGAVYGFAPALVNAGKGPDEWQVYDIRYTAPRRDDSGKIIEEGTITAWLNGQKVQEGTKLGEPRSKYHPFRYNTTDYLKTIWEKQKQSSVGPVFLQDHDNAVQFRNVWVKPLDDQAREYQPEN comes from the coding sequence ATGCCGAAACGAAATCTCCTGCTTGCCCTTCTCGCCTTTGCGGCACTCACCAACGTAATTCTCGCCGACGATTTCCAGCCCAATCAAAGCGAGCTGCAGTTGCCGCCTCCAGAAGGCGCCATCGTTCTACTTGGCAGCGATACGAACGAGTTTTTGAGCAAAAACGGCCAAGAGATTAACTGGCCGCTGGAAGATGGCGTACTTACTTCAACCCGCGGAGAAGGCCGGTCGAACCACATCGTATCGAAGCTGCACTTCCGTGATGCTGACATCCACGTTGAGTTCAAATTGCCCAAGAAAGGGAGCGGCAATAGCGGCGTCTACATTCACGGCAACTACGAACTGCAAATCATCAATTCGACCGGCAAGAAGAAGCTTGACCAGGGAGACATCGGCGCGGTTTACGGCTTCGCCCCGGCGCTGGTCAACGCCGGCAAAGGCCCCGACGAGTGGCAAGTATACGACATCCGCTACACGGCCCCACGCCGCGACGATTCCGGCAAGATCATCGAGGAAGGCACGATTACTGCTTGGCTTAATGGCCAAAAAGTGCAAGAGGGAACCAAGCTCGGAGAGCCCCGTTCCAAGTACCACCCCTTTCGCTACAACACCACTGACTACCTGAAGACGATCTGGGAAAAGCAAAAGCAAAGCAGTGTCGGCCCCGTGTTTCTACAAGACCACGATAACGCCGTGCAGTTCCGCAATGTCTGGGTCAAACCGCTGGACGACCAAGCACGTGAATACCAGCCAGAAAACTAG